A genomic region of Raphanus sativus cultivar WK10039 chromosome 6, ASM80110v3, whole genome shotgun sequence contains the following coding sequences:
- the LOC108825450 gene encoding cytochrome P450 94B1-like → MEILTAVLVLFLILGFILICSFSTKALKPQKEPSTKLKSYPLIGSILSFKKNRHRLLQWYTDLLRLSPSQTITVELLLNRRTIVTANPENVEHILKTNFCNFPKGKPFTDLLGDLLGGGIFNSDGELWSSQRKLASHEFTMRSLREFTFEILREEVETRLVPVLSSSADGGRTVDFQEILKRFAFDVVCKVSLGWDPNCLDLTRPVPALVQAFDVAAAISARRATEPVYAVWKLKRLLNVGSERKLREAIKTVHVSVSEIVRAKKKSLKLCGDVSDKQDLLSRFLAAGHDEEAVRDSVISFIMAGRDTTSAAMTWLFWLLSENPNVEKKILEEVRNKGSLELGVEDLREMSYMKACLCEAMRLYPPVAWDSKHAANDDVLPDGTPVKKGDKVTYFPYGMGRMENVWGQDWDEFRPNRWFEEEPNYGTKPVLKSVSSFKFPVFQAGPRVCIGKEMAFMQMKYVVGSVLSRFEIIPVCENRPVFVPLLTAHMAGGLKVKIKRRKH, encoded by the coding sequence ATGGAAATTCTCACTGCAGTTCTCGTCCTATTTCTAATCTTAGGGTTTATACTAATCTGCTCGTTTTCAACTAAAGCCCTAAAACCACAAAAAGAACCCTCCACCAAACTAAAGTCGTATCCACTCATTGGCTCAATCCTCTCCTTCAAAAAAAATCGCCACCGTCTCCTCCAATGGTACACCGACCTCCTCCGTCTCTCTCCATCTCAAACAATCACCGTCGAACTCCTCCTCAACCGCCGAACCATTGTCACGGCCAACCCCGAAAACGTTGAGCATATTCTCAAAACGAACTTTTGTAACTTCCCTAAAGGCAAACCTTTCACCGACCTCCTCGGAGACCTACTTGGTGGTGGAATCTTTAACTCGGACGGAGAGTTATGGAGCTCCCAGAGGAAACTCGCCAGCCACGAGTTTACAATGCGTTCCCTAAGGGAGTTCACTTTCGAGATCCTCCGTGAAGAGGTCGAGACCCGCCTCGTCCCCGTGCTTTCCTCCTCCGCGGATGGAGGAAGGACGGTGGATTTTCAAGAGATCTTGAAACGTTTTGCATTTGATGTAGTTTGCAAAGTTTCTTTGGGTTGGGATCCGAATTGTCTTGATTTGACCCGACCCGTTCCAGCTCTTGTCCAGGCTTTTGACGTAGCGGCGGCGATCAGCGCTCGCCGCGCGACGGAGCCGGTTTACGCCGTGTGGAAGCTGAAGCGTTTGTTGAACGTAGGGAGCGAAAGGAAGCTCAGAGAAGCGATCAAGACCGTGCACGTGTCCGTGTCCGAGATCGTCCGGGCAAAGAAGAAAAGTCTCAAACTCTGTGGTGACGTGTCGGACAAGCAAGACCTCTTGTCTAGGTTTCTCGCGGCCGGCCACGACGAGGAAGCCGTGAGAGATTCGGTGATCAGCTTCATCATGGCGGGGAGGGATACTACCTCGGCGGCGATGACGTGGCTTTTCTGGTTGCTGAGTGAGAACCCTAACGTGGAGAAGAAGATTCTTGAAGAAGTAAGAAACAAGGGATCGTTGGAGTTAGGGGTTGAGGATTTGAGAGAAATGAGTTACATGAAAGCTTGTCTATGTGAAGCAATGAGGCTTTATCCACCAGTGGCTTGGGACTCAAAGCATGCAGCAAACGACGACGTTTTACCGGACGGGACACCAGTGAAAAAAGGAGACAAGGTTACTTATTTCCCTTACGGTATGGGAAGGATGGAGAACGTTTGGGGTCAAGACTGGGACGAGTTTAGACCGAACAGATGGTTTGAGGAGGAACCAAATTACGGTACAAAACCGGTTTTGAAAAGTGTGAGCTCGTTCAAGTTTCCTGTGTTCCAAGCCGGGCCAAGGGTTTGTATAGGCAAAGAAATGGCGTTTATGCAGATGAAATACGTGGTTGGTTCGGTTTTGAGTCGGTTTGAGATTATACCGGTTTGCGAAAACCGACCGGTATTTGTTCCTCTTCTAACGGCTCACATGGCTGGTGGGCTGAAGGTTAAAATCAAGAGGAGAAAGCATTAG